Proteins encoded within one genomic window of Sphingomonas sp. KRR8:
- a CDS encoding septation protein A — protein MSEAAKAEPQGASKLLIDLGPLLVFFLVNFFAPVDPLVKIFVATGAFMVAMVAAMIYSAIRFRSISPLLWFSGVTVVILGGLTIWLHDETFIKMKPTLYYLLVAGLLGFGLWSGRPLLKLVLGSAYPGLDAEGWRKLTRNWAYFFLAMAVLNEAVWRHSTTNFWVGFKLWGAIPLTFLFAALNVPMLLRHGLNNEAAEPIEAGPVE, from the coding sequence ATGAGCGAGGCTGCCAAGGCCGAACCCCAGGGCGCTTCCAAGCTGTTGATCGACCTGGGGCCGCTGCTGGTCTTCTTTCTGGTCAACTTCTTTGCGCCGGTCGATCCGCTGGTGAAGATCTTCGTCGCGACGGGTGCCTTCATGGTCGCGATGGTGGCCGCGATGATCTATTCGGCCATTCGCTTCCGCTCCATCTCGCCATTGCTATGGTTCTCGGGCGTCACGGTGGTGATCCTTGGCGGCCTGACCATCTGGCTGCACGACGAAACCTTCATCAAGATGAAGCCGACGCTCTATTACCTGCTGGTAGCAGGCTTGCTCGGGTTCGGCCTGTGGTCGGGACGGCCTTTGCTGAAGCTGGTTCTGGGCAGCGCTTACCCGGGCCTGGATGCCGAGGGCTGGCGCAAGCTGACCCGCAACTGGGCGTACTTCTTCCTTGCCATGGCAGTTCTGAACGAGGCCGTGTGGCGGCACAGCACAACGAATTTCTGGGTCGGCTTCAAGCTGTGGGGCGCCATCCCCCTCACCTTCCTGTTTGCGGCGCTGAATGTCCCGATGCTCCTCCGGCACGGGCTCAACAATGAAGCGGCCGAGCCGATCGAAGCGGGACCTGTCGAATGA
- the ftsY gene encoding signal recognition particle-docking protein FtsY — protein MSWVERLAGGFKKTADRLGDNLSGLTSKAALDTSTLDDIEEALIASDLGPEASKRIRNAIAARRFEQLDERGLRTILAEEIEAILKPVAKPLDVWGFPRPHVILVIGVNGSGKTTTIGKLGHLLKEQDYGVMLAAGDTFRAAAIEQLRIWGERIGAPVIAGKEGGDAAGIVYDAVKQATGTGIDALIVDTAGRLQNKTHLMEELSKVRRVLGRLNPEAPHDVVLVLDATTGQNAINQIEVFRDLAGVTGLVMTKLDGTARGGVLVGAAEKFGLPIHAIGVGEGVEDLRPFDPRAVARAIAGIYE, from the coding sequence ATGAGTTGGGTCGAACGCCTCGCAGGCGGTTTCAAGAAGACGGCAGACCGGCTGGGCGACAATCTGTCAGGCCTGACCAGCAAGGCCGCGCTAGACACGTCGACGCTGGACGACATCGAGGAGGCGCTGATCGCCTCCGACCTTGGGCCGGAAGCCTCCAAGCGCATCCGTAACGCCATTGCGGCTCGGCGGTTCGAGCAGTTGGACGAGCGGGGCTTGCGCACCATCCTGGCCGAGGAGATCGAAGCGATCCTCAAGCCCGTCGCGAAGCCGCTGGACGTGTGGGGCTTTCCGCGCCCGCACGTCATCCTGGTGATCGGGGTGAACGGCAGCGGCAAGACGACGACCATCGGCAAGCTCGGCCACCTGCTCAAGGAGCAGGATTATGGCGTGATGCTGGCGGCGGGTGACACCTTCCGGGCGGCCGCGATCGAGCAGCTCCGCATCTGGGGCGAGCGCATCGGTGCGCCGGTGATCGCAGGCAAGGAAGGCGGCGACGCTGCCGGGATCGTCTATGACGCGGTCAAGCAGGCGACCGGGACAGGCATTGACGCGCTGATCGTCGACACCGCCGGGCGGCTGCAGAACAAGACCCACCTGATGGAGGAGCTCTCCAAGGTTCGCCGGGTCCTTGGGCGGCTGAACCCGGAAGCGCCACACGACGTGGTGCTGGTCCTCGATGCGACCACTGGGCAGAATGCGATCAATCAGATCGAGGTGTTCCGCGATCTGGCCGGAGTGACGGGCCTGGTGATGACAAAGCTGGACGGAACCGCTCGCGGTGGTGTGCTGGTCGGGGCGGCGGAGAAGTTCGGACTGCCGATCCACGCCATTGGCGTTGGCGAAGGGGTCGAGGATCTCCGCCCGTTTGATCCCCGCGCGGTCGCTCGCGCCATTGCAGGAATTTACGAATGA
- a CDS encoding radical SAM protein yields MSVETITLGCRLNFAESETLKMSAAPGTVIVNSCAVTNEAVRQTRQAIRRARRDRPSARIIATGCAVQLDPQAFRAMPEVDEVRLRDFAAPAVTAGFRQRVRSFVAVQTGCDHRCTFCTIWQARGPSVTLPYPAVRDAVARELDLGAAEIVLTGVDITAVEGGLGRLCERLLADLPQLKRLRLSSLDSMEVDEALLALFAGEQRLMPHVHLSLQHGDDLILKRMKRRHLRADAVRLVQRLKKVRPDLTIGADLIAGFPTESEEAARNSLTLLDECDIVAAHIFPFSPRPNTPAARMPQLAPEVIKARSARLRAAAAERRGAWLNSLVGTLQPALIENGEKGHTDNFAPLFVAGSGRSHQGTVRITGRTADHLLGTFE; encoded by the coding sequence ATGAGCGTCGAGACGATCACGCTCGGCTGCCGGCTGAACTTCGCCGAAAGCGAGACGCTGAAGATGAGTGCGGCGCCCGGCACCGTGATCGTGAACAGCTGCGCGGTCACGAACGAGGCAGTCCGCCAAACACGGCAGGCGATCCGACGCGCCCGGCGCGATCGTCCGTCTGCGCGCATCATTGCAACGGGCTGTGCCGTGCAGCTCGATCCGCAGGCATTCCGGGCCATGCCGGAGGTCGACGAAGTCCGGCTGCGCGATTTCGCGGCGCCTGCGGTCACGGCGGGATTCCGCCAGCGGGTGCGCAGCTTCGTGGCGGTGCAGACCGGGTGCGATCATCGCTGTACCTTCTGCACCATCTGGCAGGCGCGCGGGCCGAGCGTCACCCTGCCCTACCCGGCCGTGCGTGACGCGGTCGCTCGAGAGCTCGACCTTGGCGCAGCGGAGATCGTGCTGACCGGCGTCGACATCACCGCCGTCGAGGGTGGGCTTGGGCGGCTCTGCGAGCGGCTGCTGGCCGACCTTCCCCAGCTCAAGCGGTTGCGGCTGTCGAGCCTCGACAGCATGGAAGTGGACGAGGCGCTGCTTGCCTTATTCGCGGGCGAGCAGCGGCTGATGCCGCATGTGCATCTGTCGCTGCAGCATGGCGACGACCTGATTCTCAAGCGGATGAAGCGACGGCACCTGCGCGCTGATGCGGTGCGTCTGGTTCAGCGTTTGAAGAAGGTCCGTCCGGACCTCACCATTGGCGCAGACCTGATCGCCGGCTTTCCCACCGAGAGTGAGGAAGCGGCCCGGAACAGCCTCACGTTGCTGGACGAATGCGACATCGTCGCCGCCCACATTTTCCCTTTTTCTCCGCGCCCGAACACGCCCGCAGCACGCATGCCGCAGCTTGCGCCCGAGGTGATCAAGGCTCGCTCTGCACGGCTTCGGGCGGCTGCGGCGGAGCGGCGCGGGGCGTGGCTCAACAGTCTCGTCGGCACTCTCCAGCCTGCGTTGATCGAAAATGGCGAGAAGGGCCACACGGATAATTTCGCGCCGCTGTTTGTCGCCGGCTCGGGTCGCAGTCACCAGGGCACAGTTCGCATCACCGGCCGCACGGCTGATCACTTACTCGGGACTTTTGAATGA
- the dapF gene encoding diaminopimelate epimerase, whose product MTRPFHKMHGLGNDFVILDGRSEPLTMSPALAKALADRRFGIGCDQLIVLEASSQADVRMRIWNHDGGEVQSCGNASRCVVALTGASSIETAGGVIHGGSLDGQVQVDLVEPRFAWDEIPITYPMDTAAVPMGWGPLEKPMAVNVGNPHLIFFVDDLASIDLGRLGPSIEHDPAFPERINVNVAEVKDGAITLRTWERGAGLTLACGTGACATAVAAIKSKRVTSPVKVTMPGGTLTVSWTPGEPVRMIGDATYVFKGEIELERFGA is encoded by the coding sequence ATGACGCGCCCCTTCCACAAGATGCACGGTCTCGGCAACGACTTCGTCATTCTCGATGGCCGAAGCGAGCCGCTGACGATGAGCCCGGCGCTGGCGAAGGCGCTTGCGGACCGCCGGTTCGGGATCGGCTGCGACCAATTGATCGTGCTGGAAGCGAGCAGCCAGGCCGACGTGCGGATGCGCATCTGGAATCATGACGGCGGCGAAGTCCAGAGTTGTGGCAACGCCAGCCGCTGCGTCGTGGCACTGACCGGGGCGAGCAGCATCGAGACCGCCGGCGGAGTGATCCACGGCGGGTCTCTGGATGGTCAGGTGCAGGTCGATCTGGTTGAGCCGAGGTTCGCCTGGGACGAGATTCCCATCACTTACCCGATGGACACGGCGGCGGTGCCGATGGGCTGGGGCCCGCTGGAAAAGCCGATGGCGGTAAACGTCGGCAATCCGCATCTGATTTTCTTCGTTGATGATCTGGCGTCGATTGACCTTGGCCGCCTCGGCCCGAGCATCGAGCATGACCCCGCTTTTCCAGAGCGGATCAATGTCAACGTCGCCGAGGTGAAGGACGGGGCGATCACCCTGCGCACCTGGGAACGGGGCGCGGGCCTGACGCTCGCCTGCGGCACCGGCGCCTGCGCGACGGCGGTGGCGGCCATCAAGTCGAAGCGAGTGACCTCGCCGGTCAAGGTGACCATGCCGGGCGGCACGTTGACGGTGTCGTGGACTCCGGGAGAGCCCGTCAGGATGATCGGCGACGCCACCTACGTCTTCAAGGGCGAGATCGAGCTGGAGCGGTTCGGAGCATGA